The proteins below are encoded in one region of Pseudomonas putida NBRC 14164:
- a CDS encoding methyl-accepting chemotaxis protein produces MSLRTRSIAQITVLFLILILSIILLFANFAYLNTQSNYDKQYIGHAGELRVLSQRIAKNATEAATGKALAFKLLSDARNDFERRWGYLRQGDKSTGLPPAPPTVRDEMESVRRDWENLRKNTDTILASEQTVLSLHQVAATLAETVPQLQVEYEKVVEILLQSGAPANQVAVAQRQLLLAERILGSVNTVLAGDDAAAQAADAFGRDAGRFGQVLEGMLSGNAAIQITRVEDADARARLAEIAELFQFVAGSVDEILETSPELFRVREAAGNIFSLSQTLLDEASHLANGFENLAGGRTLDTVGGYALGVLALASIILIGLVMVRTTNRQLRETAEKNERNQQAIMRLLDEIEELADGDLTVTVSVTEDFTGAIADSINYSVDQLRDLVATINHSAVQVAAAVQDTQNTARQLAKASEHQAEQISEASEAVGDMVESIDRVSAHAYESAKVAERSVAIANKGNEVVHNTINGMDNIREQIQDTAKRIKRLGESSQEIGDIVSLIDDIADQTNILALNAAIQASLAGEAGRGFAVVADEVQRLAERSSSATRQIEALVRTIQADTNEAVISMEQTTAEVVRGARLAQDAGVALAEIEGVSQNLADLIHSISDAAQLQTSSAGQISHTMAVIQQITAQTSAGSGATADSIRHLARMASEMRRSVSGFTLPPPAEPK; encoded by the coding sequence GTGAGCCTGCGTACCCGCAGCATCGCGCAGATCACTGTGCTGTTTTTGATCCTGATCCTGTCGATCATCCTGTTGTTCGCCAACTTCGCGTACCTGAACACCCAGTCCAATTACGACAAGCAGTACATCGGCCATGCCGGGGAACTGCGAGTGCTGTCGCAACGTATCGCCAAGAACGCCACTGAAGCCGCGACCGGCAAGGCCCTGGCCTTCAAGCTGCTGTCGGATGCCCGCAACGATTTTGAGCGGCGCTGGGGCTACCTGCGCCAGGGTGACAAGTCCACCGGCCTGCCGCCCGCGCCGCCCACGGTGCGTGACGAGATGGAATCGGTACGCCGCGACTGGGAAAACCTGCGCAAGAACACCGACACCATCCTGGCCAGCGAGCAGACTGTGCTGTCGCTGCACCAGGTAGCGGCGACCCTGGCCGAAACCGTGCCGCAGTTGCAGGTGGAATACGAGAAGGTGGTCGAGATCCTGCTGCAAAGCGGCGCCCCGGCCAACCAGGTGGCGGTGGCCCAGCGCCAACTGTTGCTGGCCGAGCGCATCCTTGGTTCGGTCAACACTGTGCTGGCCGGTGACGATGCCGCAGCCCAGGCGGCCGACGCTTTTGGCCGCGATGCCGGGCGCTTTGGCCAGGTGCTGGAGGGCATGCTCAGCGGCAACGCGGCAATCCAGATAACCCGCGTCGAAGACGCCGACGCCCGCGCGCGGCTGGCGGAAATCGCCGAACTGTTCCAGTTCGTCGCCGGTTCTGTGGATGAAATCCTCGAAACCTCGCCCGAACTGTTCCGCGTGCGCGAAGCTGCCGGCAACATCTTCAGCCTGTCGCAAACCCTGCTCGACGAAGCGTCGCACCTGGCCAACGGTTTCGAGAACCTGGCCGGCGGGCGCACCCTCGATACTGTGGGCGGCTATGCCCTGGGCGTGCTGGCGCTGGCCTCGATCATTCTCATCGGCCTGGTCATGGTGCGCACCACCAACCGCCAGCTGCGCGAAACGGCGGAAAAGAACGAACGCAACCAGCAGGCGATCATGCGCCTGCTCGACGAAATCGAAGAGCTGGCCGATGGCGACCTGACCGTGACCGTATCGGTAACCGAAGACTTTACCGGCGCCATTGCCGACTCGATCAATTATTCCGTGGACCAGCTGCGCGACCTTGTGGCCACCATCAACCACAGCGCCGTGCAGGTGGCTGCGGCCGTGCAGGACACGCAAAACACCGCTCGCCAGCTGGCCAAGGCGTCCGAGCACCAGGCCGAGCAGATCAGCGAGGCCTCCGAGGCCGTCGGCGACATGGTCGAGTCGATCGACCGGGTGTCCGCGCATGCCTACGAATCGGCCAAGGTAGCCGAACGCTCGGTGGCCATCGCCAACAAGGGTAACGAGGTGGTCCATAACACCATCAATGGCATGGACAACATTCGCGAGCAGATCCAGGACACCGCGAAGCGGATCAAGCGCCTGGGTGAGTCTTCCCAGGAAATCGGCGACATCGTCAGCCTGATCGACGACATTGCCGACCAGACCAACATCCTGGCCCTCAACGCGGCGATCCAGGCCTCGCTGGCCGGTGAGGCCGGCCGTGGTTTTGCCGTGGTCGCCGACGAAGTGCAGCGCCTCGCCGAACGCTCGTCCTCGGCTACCCGCCAGATCGAGGCGCTGGTGCGCACCATCCAGGCCGACACCAACGAGGCGGTGATCTCCATGGAACAGACCACCGCCGAGGTGGTGCGCGGCGCCCGCCTGGCCCAGGATGCCGGGGTGGCGCTGGCCGAGATCGAAGGGGTATCGCAGAACCTGGCCGACCTTATCCACAGCATCTCCGACGCTGCCCAGCTGCAAACTTCGTCGGCCGGGCAGATCTCCCACACCATGGCGGTCATCCAGCAGATTACCGCGCAGACCTCCGCCGGCTCCGGTGCCACTGCCGACAGCATTCGCCACCTGGCCCGCATGGCCAGCGAGATGCGCCGTTCGGTGTCCGGTTTCACCCTGCCACCACCTGCCGAGCCCAAGTGA
- a CDS encoding chemotaxis protein CheW, with protein sequence MTTRPQGASLTAFELLLDIDRRCRLLVADQPPQDNRLQQWSGIGFRIAGQWFVAPMGEVAEVLREPRSSRVPGVQPWVCGVANLRGRLLPVMDLSSFFGLGHAAPGKQRRVLVLDHEALFVGLLVDEVLGLQHFDLDSLQLSPPQPLLRAAARFVQGHFPRERNWAIFSPFALAQAPGFLDVAL encoded by the coding sequence TTGACCACCCGCCCGCAAGGCGCGTCGCTGACCGCCTTCGAGCTGTTGCTGGACATTGACCGGCGCTGTCGCCTGCTGGTCGCCGACCAACCGCCGCAAGACAACCGCCTGCAACAGTGGAGCGGTATCGGTTTTCGCATTGCCGGGCAGTGGTTTGTCGCGCCCATGGGCGAGGTGGCCGAGGTGCTGCGTGAACCGCGCAGCAGCCGCGTCCCCGGTGTGCAGCCATGGGTGTGCGGGGTAGCCAACCTGCGCGGCCGGTTGTTGCCGGTGATGGACCTGAGCAGCTTCTTCGGCCTGGGCCACGCCGCCCCGGGCAAGCAACGGCGGGTGCTGGTGCTGGACCACGAGGCCCTGTTCGTCGGCCTGCTGGTGGACGAGGTACTGGGCTTGCAGCACTTTGACCTGGACAGCCTGCAGCTCTCGCCGCCCCAGCCACTGCTGCGCGCCGCTGCACGTTTTGTGCAGGGGCATTTCCCGCGTGAACGCAATTGGGCGATCTTCAGCCCCTTCGCCCTGGCCCAGGCGCCGGGCTTTCTCGATGTGGCGTTATAG
- the pilH gene encoding twitching motility response regulator PilH — MARVLIVDDSPTEMYKLAGWLEKHGHEVLKASNGADGVALARQAKPDAVLMDIVMPVLNGFQATRQLSKDPETSAIPVLVVTTKDQETDRIWAKRQGARGFVTKPVEEDDLIAKLKEVLGA, encoded by the coding sequence ATGGCCCGAGTTCTGATTGTCGACGACTCGCCGACAGAGATGTACAAATTGGCCGGATGGCTTGAAAAGCACGGTCATGAGGTGCTCAAAGCCAGCAACGGTGCCGATGGCGTGGCGCTGGCGCGTCAGGCAAAGCCCGATGCAGTGTTGATGGATATCGTCATGCCTGTTCTCAACGGCTTCCAGGCGACCCGGCAACTGAGCAAGGACCCCGAGACCAGCGCCATTCCAGTATTGGTCGTTACCACCAAAGACCAGGAAACCGATCGCATCTGGGCAAAGCGCCAGGGCGCGAGGGGGTTCGTGACCAAGCCCGTGGAAGAAGACGACCTGATCGCCAAGCTCAAAGAAGTGCTAGGCGCTTGA
- a CDS encoding response regulator, which yields MEQPLKVMVIDDSRTIRRTAQMLLGEAGCEVITASDGFDALAKIVDHQPSIIFVDVLMPRLDGYQTCAVIKHNSAFKDTPVILLSSRDGLFDKARGRVVGSDQFLTKPFSKEELLDAIRAHVPGFTAPPQHAP from the coding sequence ATGGAACAACCCCTGAAGGTGATGGTGATCGACGATTCCCGCACGATCCGCCGCACCGCGCAGATGCTGCTCGGTGAAGCGGGCTGCGAGGTGATCACCGCCAGCGACGGCTTCGATGCCCTGGCCAAGATCGTCGACCACCAGCCCAGCATCATCTTCGTTGATGTGCTGATGCCGCGCCTGGACGGCTACCAGACCTGCGCCGTGATCAAGCACAACAGTGCTTTCAAGGACACTCCGGTGATCCTGCTGTCGTCGCGCGATGGCCTGTTCGACAAGGCCCGCGGCCGGGTGGTCGGCTCTGATCAGTTCCTGACCAAACCGTTCAGCAAGGAAGAGCTGCTCGACGCGATCCGCGCCCACGTGCCCGGGTTTACCGCGCCTCCACAACACGCACCCTGA
- the gshB gene encoding glutathione synthase — protein sequence MSVRLGIVMDPIASISYKKDSSLAMLLAAQARGWSLFYMEQQDLYQGESKARARMRPLKVFADPAHWFELGEEQDTPLAELDVILMRKDPPFDMEFVYSTYLLEQAENDGVLVVNRPQSLRDCNEKMFATLFPQCTTPTLVSRRPDIIREFAAKHVDVILKPLDGMGGTSIFRHRAGDPNLSVILETLTALGTQQIMAQAYLPAIKDGDKRILMIDGEPVDYCLARIPASGETRGNLAAGGRGEARPLTERDRWIAAQVGPTLREKGLLFVGLDVIGDYLTEINVTSPTCIREIDAAYNTDIGGKLMDAIDRQLKAR from the coding sequence ATGAGCGTTCGCCTCGGCATTGTCATGGACCCCATCGCGTCCATCTCCTACAAGAAGGACAGTTCGCTGGCCATGCTGCTGGCCGCCCAGGCACGCGGCTGGAGCCTGTTCTACATGGAACAGCAAGACCTGTACCAGGGCGAAAGCAAGGCCCGCGCCCGCATGCGCCCGCTGAAGGTGTTTGCCGACCCGGCGCACTGGTTCGAGCTGGGCGAGGAGCAAGACACCCCACTGGCCGAGCTGGACGTGATCCTGATGCGCAAGGATCCACCCTTCGACATGGAGTTCGTCTACAGCACCTACCTGCTGGAGCAGGCCGAGAATGATGGCGTGCTGGTGGTCAACCGCCCGCAGAGCCTGCGCGACTGCAACGAAAAGATGTTCGCCACGCTGTTCCCGCAGTGCACCACCCCAACCCTGGTCAGCCGCCGCCCGGACATCATTCGCGAATTCGCGGCCAAGCATGTTGACGTGATCCTCAAGCCGCTGGATGGCATGGGCGGTACGTCGATCTTCCGTCACCGCGCTGGCGACCCCAACCTGTCGGTGATCCTCGAAACCCTGACCGCACTGGGCACCCAGCAGATCATGGCCCAGGCTTACCTGCCAGCGATCAAGGACGGCGACAAACGCATCCTGATGATCGACGGCGAGCCAGTGGACTACTGCCTGGCGCGTATTCCGGCCAGCGGCGAAACCCGTGGCAACCTGGCCGCTGGCGGGCGTGGCGAAGCGCGCCCGCTGACCGAGCGCGACCGCTGGATTGCCGCCCAGGTCGGCCCGACCCTGCGCGAGAAGGGCCTGTTGTTCGTGGGCCTGGACGTGATCGGCGACTACCTCACCGAAATCAACGTCACCAGCCCCACCTGCATCCGCGAGATCGATGCTGCCTACAACACCGATATCGGTGGCAAATTGATGGATGCCATTGATCGCCAGCTCAAGGCGCGCTGA
- a CDS encoding energy transducer TonB, which produces MTLPADIPSDLLPPRVRPVDRLGFTLFLAALVHLALILGVGFTVVKPAEIRHTMDITLATFKSEKAPEKADFQAQDNQQGSGTLDKKAVPTTTELAPFQDSKINKITPPPAARPEVVPPPTPQKSAVVTTAPKPQKVEPKPKESKAQPKPAAPAPDFDSSQLSSQIASLEAELSNEQQMYAKRPRIHRLNAASTMRDKGAWYKEEWRKKVERVGNLNYPDEARRQQIYGNLRMMVSINRDGSLYEVLVLESSGQQVLDQAAQRIVRLAAPFAPFTGDLAEFDRLEIIRTWRFARGDRLSSN; this is translated from the coding sequence ATGACGCTGCCCGCTGACATCCCCTCCGACCTGCTGCCGCCCCGTGTTCGCCCCGTGGACCGGCTCGGCTTTACCCTGTTCCTGGCTGCCCTGGTGCACCTGGCGCTGATTCTTGGCGTCGGCTTCACCGTGGTCAAGCCTGCCGAAATCCGCCACACCATGGACATCACCCTGGCCACCTTCAAGAGCGAGAAAGCGCCCGAGAAGGCCGATTTCCAGGCTCAGGACAACCAGCAGGGCAGCGGCACACTGGACAAGAAAGCGGTGCCCACCACCACCGAACTGGCGCCGTTCCAGGACAGCAAGATCAACAAGATCACCCCGCCACCCGCCGCCAGGCCCGAGGTGGTACCACCCCCTACCCCACAAAAGTCGGCAGTAGTGACGACTGCGCCCAAGCCGCAGAAGGTCGAACCCAAGCCCAAGGAAAGCAAGGCCCAGCCCAAGCCGGCGGCGCCAGCGCCCGACTTCGACAGCTCGCAGCTGTCCAGCCAGATCGCTAGCCTGGAGGCGGAGCTGTCCAACGAGCAGCAGATGTACGCCAAGCGCCCGCGCATCCATCGCCTGAATGCCGCCTCGACCATGCGCGACAAGGGCGCCTGGTACAAGGAAGAGTGGCGCAAGAAGGTCGAGCGGGTGGGCAACCTGAACTACCCAGACGAAGCGCGTCGGCAACAGATTTACGGCAACTTGCGGATGATGGTGTCGATCAACCGCGACGGTTCGCTGTACGAAGTGCTGGTACTGGAATCGTCCGGGCAGCAGGTGCTGGACCAGGCGGCGCAACGCATCGTGCGGCTGGCAGCGCCGTTTGCACCGTTTACCGGGGATCTGGCCGAGTTTGACCGGCTGGAGATCATCCGCACCTGGCGCTTTGCCCGTGGGGACCGTTTGTCCAGCAACTGA
- a CDS encoding YqgE/AlgH family protein gives MKTLAPSYLKHQFLIAMPHMADPNFAQTLTYIVEHNEHGAMGLVVNRPQELSLADILEQLRPDETPPASTLQVPIYQGGPVQTDRGFVLHSSECSFQATVALEGLSLTTSQDVLLAIAAGVGPKQSLITLGYAGWEAGQLEAELADNAWLNCPFDPEIIFDRASDLRLEAAAASLGINLHLLTSQAGHA, from the coding sequence ATGAAAACCCTCGCCCCGAGCTACCTCAAGCACCAGTTCCTGATCGCCATGCCGCACATGGCCGATCCGAACTTCGCCCAGACCCTCACGTACATTGTCGAGCACAATGAACATGGCGCCATGGGCCTGGTGGTCAACCGGCCGCAGGAACTGAGCCTGGCCGATATCCTCGAGCAGCTGCGCCCGGACGAAACGCCGCCGGCCAGCACCTTGCAGGTGCCGATCTACCAGGGTGGCCCAGTACAGACCGACCGCGGCTTCGTGCTGCACAGCAGCGAATGCAGCTTCCAGGCCACCGTGGCCCTCGAAGGCCTGTCGCTGACCACATCGCAGGATGTGCTGCTGGCCATCGCCGCCGGGGTGGGCCCGAAACAGAGCCTGATCACACTCGGTTATGCCGGCTGGGAAGCGGGCCAACTGGAGGCGGAGCTGGCCGACAACGCCTGGCTCAACTGCCCGTTCGACCCGGAAATCATCTTTGACCGGGCCAGCGACCTGCGCCTGGAAGCAGCGGCCGCCAGCCTGGGCATCAACCTGCACCTGCTGACCAGCCAGGCGGGCCACGCCTGA
- the ruvX gene encoding Holliday junction resolvase RuvX — MAELRLLLGFDYGSKQIGVAVGQVITGQARELCTLKAQNGVPDWAQVEKLINEWKPDAIVVGLPLNMDGTASEMSARAEKFARRLNGRFNLPVHTHDERLTTFEAKGERMARGGQRGSYRENPVDAIAAALLLQGWLEANT, encoded by the coding sequence ATGGCCGAACTACGCCTCTTGCTGGGTTTCGACTACGGCAGCAAACAGATCGGCGTGGCCGTCGGCCAGGTGATCACCGGGCAGGCACGCGAGCTGTGCACCCTGAAGGCGCAGAACGGCGTGCCGGACTGGGCCCAGGTGGAAAAGCTCATCAATGAGTGGAAACCCGATGCCATTGTCGTCGGCCTGCCGTTGAACATGGACGGCACGGCCAGCGAGATGAGCGCCCGCGCCGAAAAGTTCGCCCGCCGCCTGAACGGCCGCTTCAACCTGCCCGTGCATACCCACGACGAACGCCTGACCACCTTCGAGGCCAAGGGCGAGCGCATGGCCCGTGGCGGCCAGCGCGGCAGCTACCGCGAAAACCCGGTCGATGCCATCGCCGCCGCCCTGTTGCTGCAAGGCTGGCTGGAGGCCAATACCTGA
- the pyrR gene encoding bifunctional pyr operon transcriptional regulator/uracil phosphoribosyltransferase PyrR, with the protein MSLPNPADLIRQMAVDLRAHLARRAITEPRYIGIRTGGVWVAQALQEAMGDSSPMGTLDVSFYRDDFSQNGLHPQVRPSELPFEVEGQHLVLVDDVLMSGRTIRAALNELFDYGRPASVTLVCLLDLDAGELPIRPNVLGATLSLAAHERVKLTGPAPLALERQDLASASAL; encoded by the coding sequence ATGAGCCTACCCAATCCCGCCGACCTGATTCGGCAGATGGCTGTCGACCTTCGTGCCCACCTGGCGCGCCGGGCAATCACCGAGCCCCGTTACATCGGTATCCGCACCGGCGGTGTATGGGTTGCCCAGGCCCTGCAGGAAGCCATGGGCGACAGCAGCCCCATGGGCACCCTGGACGTCTCGTTCTACCGCGACGACTTCAGCCAGAACGGCCTGCACCCGCAAGTTCGCCCGTCCGAGCTGCCTTTCGAGGTCGAGGGCCAGCACCTGGTGCTGGTGGATGACGTACTGATGAGCGGTCGCACCATCCGCGCGGCGCTCAACGAACTGTTCGATTACGGCCGCCCGGCCAGCGTCACCCTGGTCTGCCTGCTGGACCTGGATGCCGGCGAATTGCCGATCCGTCCGAATGTGCTCGGTGCCACCCTGTCGCTGGCCGCCCATGAACGGGTAAAATTGACCGGACCCGCACCGCTCGCCCTCGAGCGCCAGGACCTCGCCTCCGCTTCCGCCCTTTAA
- a CDS encoding aspartate carbamoyltransferase catalytic subunit: MTPIDAKRPLQLNDQGQLRHFLSLDGLPRELLTEILDTADSFLEVGARAVKKVPLLRGKTVCNVFFENSTRTRTTFELAAQRLSADVISLNVSTSSTSKGETLFDTLRNLEAMAADMFVVRHSDSGAAHFIAEHVCPDVAVINGGDGRHAHPTQGMLDMLTIRRHKGSFENLSVAIVGDILHSRVARSDMLALKALGCPDIRVIGPKTLIPIGIEQYGVKVYTDLAEGLKDVDVVIMLRLQRERMAGGLLPSEGEFYRLFGLTTARLACAKPDAIVMHPGPINRGVEIESAVADGKHSVILNQVTYGIAVRMAVLSMAMSGQNAQRQFDQENAQ, from the coding sequence ATGACGCCAATCGACGCCAAGCGCCCGCTGCAGCTCAATGATCAGGGCCAGCTGCGCCACTTCCTCTCGCTCGACGGTTTGCCCCGCGAACTGCTCACCGAGATCCTCGACACCGCCGACTCCTTCCTGGAAGTCGGTGCCCGGGCCGTGAAGAAAGTCCCGTTGCTGCGCGGCAAGACCGTGTGCAACGTGTTCTTCGAGAACTCGACCCGTACCCGCACCACCTTCGAACTGGCGGCCCAGCGCCTGTCGGCCGACGTGATCAGCCTGAACGTGTCGACCTCCTCGACCAGCAAGGGCGAGACCCTGTTCGACACCCTGCGCAACCTCGAAGCCATGGCGGCCGACATGTTTGTGGTACGCCATTCCGACTCCGGCGCGGCGCACTTCATCGCCGAGCACGTGTGCCCGGACGTCGCCGTGATCAACGGTGGTGACGGCCGCCACGCGCACCCGACCCAGGGCATGCTCGACATGCTCACCATTCGCCGCCACAAGGGCAGCTTCGAGAACCTCTCGGTAGCCATCGTCGGCGACATCCTGCACTCGCGCGTGGCCCGCTCCGACATGCTGGCGCTCAAAGCGCTGGGCTGCCCGGACATCCGGGTGATCGGCCCGAAAACCCTGATCCCGATCGGCATCGAGCAGTACGGCGTAAAGGTCTACACCGACCTCGCCGAAGGCCTGAAGGATGTCGACGTGGTGATCATGCTGCGCCTGCAACGCGAGCGCATGGCCGGCGGCCTGCTGCCCAGCGAGGGCGAGTTCTACCGCCTGTTCGGCCTGACCACCGCGCGCCTGGCCTGCGCCAAGCCTGACGCCATCGTCATGCACCCGGGCCCGATCAACCGTGGTGTGGAAATCGAGTCGGCGGTGGCCGACGGCAAGCACTCGGTGATCCTCAACCAGGTCACCTACGGCATCGCCGTGCGCATGGCCGTGCTGTCCATGGCCATGAGCGGGCAGAACGCGCAACGTCAATTCGACCAGGAGAACGCCCAGTGA
- a CDS encoding dihydroorotase, whose amino-acid sequence MTISILGARVIDPKTGLDQVTDLHLDGGRIAAIGAAPAGFSASRTIQADGLVAAPGLVDLGVSLREPGYSRKGNIASETRAAVAGGVTSLCCPPQTRPVLDTSAVAELILDRAREAANSKVYPIGALTKGLEGEQLAELVALRDTGCVAFGNGLKQIPNNRTLARALEYAATFDLTVVFHSQDRDLAEGGLAHEGAMASFLGLPGIPESAETVALARNLLLVEQSGVRAHFSQITSARGAQLIAQAQELGLPVTADVALYQLILTDESLREFSSLYHVQPPLRTAKDRDGLRAAVKSGVIQAISSHHQPHERDAKLAPFGATEPGISSVELLLPLAMTLVQDGLLDLPTLLARLSSGPAAALRLPAGELKVGGAADLVLFDPQASTVAGEQWFSRGENCPFIGHCLPGAVRYTLVDGHVCHEA is encoded by the coding sequence GTGACCATCAGTATTCTTGGCGCCCGGGTCATCGATCCCAAAACCGGCCTGGACCAGGTCACCGACCTGCACCTGGACGGTGGCCGCATTGCCGCCATCGGCGCCGCGCCAGCCGGCTTCAGCGCCAGCCGCACGATCCAGGCCGATGGCCTGGTTGCCGCACCGGGCCTGGTGGACCTGGGCGTGTCCCTGCGCGAGCCGGGTTACAGCCGCAAAGGCAACATCGCGAGTGAAACCCGCGCAGCCGTGGCCGGCGGTGTCACCAGCCTGTGCTGCCCGCCGCAGACCAGGCCGGTGCTGGACACCTCGGCGGTGGCCGAGCTGATCCTGGACCGCGCCCGTGAGGCTGCCAACAGCAAGGTGTACCCGATCGGCGCCCTGACCAAAGGCCTTGAAGGCGAGCAACTGGCCGAGCTGGTGGCCCTGCGCGACACCGGTTGCGTGGCCTTCGGCAACGGCCTGAAACAAATCCCCAACAACCGTACCCTGGCCCGCGCCCTGGAATACGCCGCCACCTTCGACCTGACCGTGGTGTTCCACTCCCAGGACCGCGACCTGGCCGAGGGCGGCCTGGCCCACGAAGGTGCCATGGCCAGTTTCCTCGGCCTGCCGGGCATCCCGGAAAGCGCCGAAACCGTGGCACTGGCGCGCAACCTGCTGCTGGTGGAACAAAGCGGCGTGCGTGCGCACTTCAGCCAGATCACCAGCGCCCGTGGCGCACAGCTGATTGCCCAGGCGCAGGAACTCGGCCTGCCGGTGACCGCCGATGTAGCGCTGTACCAGCTGATACTCACCGATGAGTCGCTGCGCGAGTTTTCCAGCCTGTACCACGTGCAGCCGCCGCTGCGCACTGCCAAAGACCGGGATGGCCTGCGCGCTGCGGTCAAATCGGGCGTGATCCAGGCGATTTCCAGCCACCACCAGCCCCATGAGCGCGACGCCAAGCTGGCCCCGTTCGGCGCCACCGAGCCGGGTATCAGCAGCGTCGAGTTGCTGCTGCCACTGGCCATGACCCTGGTACAGGACGGCCTGCTCGACCTGCCGACCTTGCTCGCCCGCCTGAGCAGCGGCCCGGCTGCCGCCCTGCGCCTGCCGGCCGGTGAGCTGAAGGTGGGTGGTGCGGCCGACCTGGTACTGTTCGACCCGCAAGCCTCCACCGTTGCCGGCGAGCAGTGGTTCTCGCGTGGCGAGAACTGCCCGTTCATCGGCCACTGCCTGCCGGGTGCGGTGCGTTATACCTTGGTCGATGGCCACGTCTGCCACGAGGCCTGA
- the hslV gene encoding ATP-dependent protease subunit HslV, translating to MTTIVSVRRNGKVVMGGDGQVSLGNTVMKGNAKKVRRLYHGQVIAGFAGATADAFTLFERFEGQLEKHQGHLVRAAVELAKEWRTDRSLSRLEAMLAVANKDASLIITGNGDVVEPEDGLIAMGSGGAYAQAAARALLNKTDLSAREIAETALNIAGDICVFTNHNLTIEEQDLAD from the coding sequence TTGACCACCATCGTTTCTGTCCGCCGTAACGGCAAAGTCGTCATGGGCGGCGACGGCCAGGTATCTCTCGGCAACACCGTGATGAAAGGCAACGCCAAGAAAGTGCGCCGCCTGTACCACGGCCAAGTCATCGCCGGCTTCGCGGGTGCCACCGCCGATGCCTTCACCCTGTTCGAGCGCTTCGAAGGCCAGCTGGAAAAACACCAGGGCCACCTGGTTCGCGCCGCCGTCGAGCTGGCCAAGGAATGGCGTACCGACCGTTCCCTGAGCCGCCTGGAAGCCATGCTGGCCGTGGCCAACAAGGATGCCTCGCTGATCATCACCGGCAACGGTGACGTGGTCGAACCCGAAGACGGCCTGATCGCTATGGGTTCCGGTGGTGCCTACGCCCAGGCCGCAGCCCGCGCCCTGCTGAACAAGACCGACCTTTCGGCCCGTGAAATCGCTGAAACTGCCCTGAACATCGCCGGCGACATCTGCGTGTTCACCAACCACAACCTGACCATCGAGGAGCAGGACCTGGCCGACTGA